Within the Thermosynechococcus sichuanensis E542 genome, the region AGCGGTTGCTGTTTATGACCAAGAGTTCAAAACCGTCAAGCTCTCGGACTATCGCGGTAAGTACGTTGTTCTCTTCTTTTACCCCCTAGACTTCACCTTTGTCTGCCCTACGGAAATTGTCGCCTTTAGCGATCGCTACGACGAATTTGCCAAACTGAACACCGAAATCCTTGGCGTGTCCGTGGATAGTCAGTTCTCTCACTTGGCTTGGACGCAAACCGATCGCAAAGCTGGTGGTGTCGGCGATCTTAAATATCCCTTGGTGTCTGACCTGAAAAAAGAAATCAGCACTGCCTACAACGTGTTGACCGAGGAAGGGGTGGCACTGCGCGGTCTCTTCATCATTGACAAAGAAGGGATTATCCAACACGCAACGATCAATAACTTGGCCTTTGGCCGCAACGTTGATGAGACCCTGCGGGTGCTGCAAGCCATTCAATACGTCCAAGCTCACCCCGACGAAGTCTGCCCCGCTGGCTGGCAACCCGGCGACAAAACGATGAACCCCGATCCCGTCAAATCCAAAGTCTATTTTGAAGCCGTGGGCTAATTACCCCTCTTTCTCAGACTGATCCGTGCGCCGAACCTGCCCATGGGGTGGGTTCTTTTTTGTCTCGCCAAGACCTCTGGGAAAACGTTAGGGTGAGAGAGGAGGCCTTTTGCCGAAGAGGGAGGCAAACATGACGGTCGATCGCCGCCTGATGCAAGCTGTAGAAACGCTGGGGTACCGGGTCACCGCAGGGGATGTGGCGGGTACGGTGGGATTACCGCTGCAAACCGCTGAAAAAGGATTAATGGCCTTGGCTG harbors:
- a CDS encoding peroxiredoxin → MSDCLRVGQPAPDFEAVAVYDQEFKTVKLSDYRGKYVVLFFYPLDFTFVCPTEIVAFSDRYDEFAKLNTEILGVSVDSQFSHLAWTQTDRKAGGVGDLKYPLVSDLKKEISTAYNVLTEEGVALRGLFIIDKEGIIQHATINNLAFGRNVDETLRVLQAIQYVQAHPDEVCPAGWQPGDKTMNPDPVKSKVYFEAVG